A single window of Nicotiana sylvestris chromosome 3, ASM39365v2, whole genome shotgun sequence DNA harbors:
- the LOC104235646 gene encoding uncharacterized protein, protein MARLVFIPFEQSSYATFARLLYGRKWNDGEASTALYYFLYVILLAMNGTSEAFSYTVANEIQLKRSNNSLLVSSLIYLVLNVSLIHSAGAIGLILVNSSSNGNFTQEFKSSCRKSS, encoded by the exons ATGGCTAGGCTGGTATTTATCCCATTTGAACAAAGTTCATATGCTACATTTGCAAG ATTGTTGTATGGTCGCAAGTGGAATGACGGAGAAGCTTCAACAGCTCTTTACTATTTCCTCTATGTAATTCTATTGGCTATGAATGGAACATCTGAAGCATTTTCCTATACGGTCGCAAATGAGATTCAACTCAAGCGCTCAAATAATTCATTGCTTGTGTCTTCACTGATTTACCTGGTGTTAAATGTTTCTCTTATACATTCAGCTGGTGCAATTGGGTTGATATTAGTAAATTCTTCGAGCAATGGAAATTTCACGCAAGAATTCAAGAGTTCATGCCGAAAATCTTCTTAA